The Arachis ipaensis cultivar K30076 chromosome B07, Araip1.1, whole genome shotgun sequence genome includes a window with the following:
- the LOC107608824 gene encoding vesicle-associated membrane protein 711 has translation MGILYALVARGSVVLAEFSTTSTNASAIAKQILDKIPGTNDTHVSYSQDRYIFHLKRTDGLTVLCMADDTAGRRLPFAFLEEIHQRFVRTYGRAVHSAQAYGMNDEFSRVLSQQMEYYSNDPNADRINRLKGEMSQVRNVMIENIDKVLDRGDRLELLVDKTANMQGNTFRFRKQARRFRSTVWWRNVKLTVALIVILLVIVYIVLAFVCHGPALPSCI, from the exons ATGGGGATACTCTATGCCTTGGTGGCACGTGGATCGGTGGTGCTGGCGGAGTTCTCCACCACCTCCACAAACGCCAGCGCCATCGCCAAACAGATTCTCGACAAGATCCCAGGCACCAACGACACCCACGTCTCTTACTCTCAGGATCGATACATCTTCCATCTCAAGCGCACCGATGGCCTCACCGTTCTCTGTATGGCCGACGACACCGCCGGAA GGAGACTTCCTTTTGCATTTCTTGAGGAAATTCATCAGAGGTTTGTGAGGACTTATGGACGTGCAGTTCATTCAGCTCAGGCTTATGGGATGAATGATGAGTTCTCAAGGGTTTTGAGCCAGCAAATGGAATATTACTCTAATGATCCTAATGCCGATAGGATCAATAGACTCAAAGGTGAAATGAGTCAG GTAAGAAATGTCATGATAGAAAATATTGACAAGGTTTTGGATAGAGGTGATCGACTGGAATTGCTGGTGGATAAAACTGCTAACATGCAAGGAAACACCTTTCGCTTCAGGAAGCAAGCTCGTCGATTCAGAAGCACAGTCTGGTGGAGAAATGTTAAGCTTAC GGTTGCACTCATAGTAATCCTACTTGTGATAGTATATATTGTGTTGGCTTTTGTTTGCCACGGACCTGCGCTGCCATCTTGCATATAA